In Sphaeramia orbicularis chromosome 5, fSphaOr1.1, whole genome shotgun sequence, the genomic stretch CTGGAGGCACTGAGTCAAAGAGTGAAATGCATTAAATGAAGTCAATATAAAACTGAGCATTTTACGAAATAAAAAATAAGGTTTAAATGTGGTGCAATATAAACCAACTGAAAATGAATACTTTATAGGAAAGAAAATGGTGCTGACATTTACCTGATATTGAAAAAACATCAGACATTAAACACATCCTCAGGCAAGAGTTTGAGGTGACTCATTAAGAAGTTCaagataatattattattattattattattattattattattattaataataataataataataataataataataataataataataataataataatgaactttATTTGTATGATACCTCTCATACATGAAATGCAGCTTAAatttattttaaacaaatatatgTATTACATGCGCCAAGTGCTTTGGAATAGATAAATAATGAACATAATACACAGCTAAAATGCAAAGACTAATCTAACACGCTGTGTATTGACCTCAGCTGCAGAAGGCACCGGGCCTTTATTTCTAATTTCCTCCATTTATGAGGTAAAAATGGTTGTATTTGATATGAAATCTAATTCTCATCTACTGCCACTTGTAATTTTAAAAGAACTGTCATGTACTTTTTCACAAACTCAACAGCTTTTATAATGTATATATGGCCTTCCTGTAGTGGTTATGAATTTCTACAGATGacagtttcactgaaaaacataagacacacacctgcagtgaccaaaaCTGGACAAGAACACTAGATGAGTAATCTACAACAACATGATGAAAACAACTGGTCTATTGTTGAATGTACCAAATGAAACTTGGAAGTGAACATGTTCGACTAGCAGCACATTACATGACAAGCACCAGAGGTTTATCAATATTGGTGGTATTATAACATATTATACTGTCCTGTTATATCCATATATTATAAGACACCTAGCCTAtaattcacttgtttttttttatttggggaTACAGCTGCAGTTGTTAGACCAAACCAGTCTTAAACTATGAGGTTGTGACCCTAATTGAAATGGACAGTTCTCTAAATGTTGGACTTTTGCCTGACCAGAATCTATTTTTACCCTCCTTTCCCAAAACCTGGCCCCTGTCCTTCCACAGCTCACCATCGGCATCCTTCAAGCCGCAGACCTCATGTCGATGGACTCAGGCGGAACCTCAGATCCTTACGTTAAAGTCCTGCTCCTCCCtgacaagaagaagaagtttGACACCAAAGTgcacaagaaaacactgaacccAGTCTTCAATGAGACATTTGTGTTCAAGGTTCATCTCTCCATCACTGCTTACATGTTGCCTTTacctaatccagtggttcccaaccttttttggctcatgaccccattttcaatcaaatcaatcaaattttatttatatagtgccaaatcataacaaaagttatatcatgacactttacatatagagttggtcaaaaccagactctaagccaatttacagacacccaacagaatcctccaggagcaaacacttgtgactggtgacagtggaaggaaaaacctcCCTTTatcagcagaaacctggagcagacccagactcctggaggatggccgtctgccttgaccagtttggggttaaagagagagagtaaagtaggccaaaagagagagcgatagagatagagagagactgggggagagggggagaaggggggaagtagggggagacacatggatgtggttgatgcacagataactgaactagaacatctgtggaactatataataaacactatcataactatatggataagtgagtgatgacgatgaaggaggagagaggcaggaccacagcagcaggtccagagatgatccagggaaaacctgtgatgattaacatcacaaatttctggcgaccccaaaaattcaaaaaggagaatttttaaatttttttgctaaaatgtatttgtttttgatcatgtaatagtttgctatactatgttgcaaataaatgttaattttagacgacatttagtctatataatgtatattattatggacagaggtagaaaagccaggcgtagataactgcacaaagtgagaattttattttccttggtcaggatatgtacagtcagtccagcttggatttacaaggctgacaattaatactgaacaaacaataactcaaactatgaatcatgaaagagctgcagcatctgaaactgaccacaatgaacatttgacagataaacagtaccacagtgcttcagtttcagcttcacagtttgtcatgtcttttatggattgggattgtctctgtcaactcaccatatatttttttattagtaagtcgttgttttttttatatatatatatatataaattcttagaaatttcaggtgaccccatttgaattccaggtgaccccacatgggaccccgaccccaaggttgaaaaacactgacctaatcTAAACTGTTATAACACAAATACATGCAGCACCGAACACGAGGAGAGATACCAAGACACAGTGATGAATAGTAAATACAGATGCACAAATAATAACCTGTCCCCGTACCTGTATGCTCATGGTGTTTAAGTATGATAGGACTGTCAGGTTTCACTGGTCTACGCAGCGTGCATGCAGCTCTCCAGTCCTGGATAATAAGACCCGCAGAGATTTTACACGTGGCTCGAGGTCACGCTAGCAGCTCTGCCGGTCTAAACATCTGCAGCAGTACAACAGAGTGTCTCTCTCTCAAATGATGCCCTGTGGAAGATGCGTTCATCGCCACATTTACAGTCTGCCAACATTAATTTGAGTTACTTTTCTGATCAATATTGTCTTTTAACTCGAGGGGCTTTTATTAGTTCTGCCTGTCTAGACAGACTGTCTGGAACAAACAGTCGCATATAGGTATGCCTTGATTGTCACTCAGCCTGAATTGTGTCTTATCCttgttaaatattaaaataaaataaattgatgTAGGTACATGGGTTAAATTCACTTcacaatttcattttatttattcgcTTTGTTTAGTGGTTCATTTATGCAGTAGTGTCAAACTGAAGCAGGGAAAAAAGACAGTAGAAGTCATTTTATATAACTGGAGTAAATAAGATTCAAGAGCCAGCTTTCTTTGCTGGTTTGTTGTACTGTAAAATCAGCTTTCTACATAATCAAATGCACCTATTTTAATTGCATGTCTGTAATAAGTGTCAGTTTAGTAACTCATCTTCCAgtattgattgatatctttattttgattatgtaaatgacaatttaaaaacagaaatgcaaataagtgataatcaagagaatgagaacaaaacaaaatagtaacttaaaactgcaacgtctcaagcctcaaaatttacatgagtgaaaagaagtaggaagaagtataaaatgatctaatcctaccccttcaaacctttccatgcTTACTGTATTACAGTGATTTCTTTACAGAGGTCAAAACCAACCACATCCACTCATCAAACATACAGCTAATAGTATCTCTTTTGATCAGGTGCCCTATGAGGAGCTCGGTGGAAAGACGCTGTGTATGTCTGTTTATGACTACGATCGATTTTCCAAACATGATGTCATTGGAGAGGTGAAGCTGCCGATGAACACCATTGACCTGGGGCGGCCTATTGAGGAGTGGAGGGACCTGGAGAGCGCAGATCAAGAGGAGGTGCTGTTCAAAGTCAAACTCATTCAATCATCCCATGAAACAATGACAAATTACAGTGTCTGTATTGTTTGTAAAGCTGGTGACATAGACCTCTGCTGTTCTCTAAAAACACCATCACAGTGGGTGAAATGTTCATTTATTACACTAAATATGAGCACTATAGGTTACTTTTCAGCTGGGTTgaacagaggcatgatgggtaatcataaAGTATGAGTCAAGCTACACTTCTCAAATGATTTGCCAACATTAACACCAGCCTTATCCTCTAAAGATTACTCTGAAAGATCATCGATTTGCAGCAGTTAAAATGTTCTAAGTGCACATAAATGGACGCCTCTGAATTAATTGATTTGTAAATCTTTAGAAACGTGTGCTCGTGAATGTGTATCCTGGTATGTGtatcacatttaacccataaagacccagtgctacttttctggtagttcccaaaagatttttttctctttaatctttcttaagcaatttatcactatttattataatattatcctctgaattttgtgttttttaatgaaaatcaggtattctcttatatttactttactgatcatgtagatgttcattaaagctcagattaacgtgGATAacaagagttattatatcagaaacagagaaaactgaagaaaaagtgacattatcagcaaaatatgtcagtaactgaatataaaaagtgtctccatccactgtcattgatccaactccatgggatttactggtgaattaatcttgtagaatatgacagtgtttccacattcacttcggagcctctgaacgtccaaatgggtcatatctgatgatgcttTTGGTCCATAGTGAATGTatggatttttatgggttaagaattttAAGCAAAAATCACCAATTATCACACTGAATGCTCTAAGTCTCAGTGGTTTCCAGGATCCACTTCGAGCAGTGTGCAAATTTAAGCGTAAAGTTTGACAATATTACTACAGTCACTTCAGCTCCATCTCTGAGGGATTCTTTTTTGTCAGcccattattttttaaaatgagcCACTCTGTCGTCTGATCTCTGTGTGTGCttgtcattttgtctttttctgctGAATGTTCAGCCTGAGAAACTTGGAGACATCTGCATCTCCCTTCGTTATGTGCCCACTGCTGGGAAACTCACTGTCTGTATCCTGGAGGCAAAGAACCTGAAGAAGATGGACGCCTGCGGATTATCTGGTACTGCAATACTAACTAGACTAGACTTaaaattagggatgtcccgatccaacCTAAAGATTGGTAttggctgctgatctggcattttttagaagatcagatcggatttagtcatgagatagGTACAATCCTGGcctggttttggggggggggggtgttaacaaacgtcctgccccctcaaattaaaatttccaaaggtagggaaaaggaaaattaggtgcacaacagtgggaggcttagatgaattagtaaagcatctataaatttcactttcactttatggtctgTGCATACTCATTACGAGGTACGTACAGTAGTGAtgcggggtttttttttttcaacctgcagggcttttgtggaattatttgacccgccccaacccacCCCGcacataaactgacattcttttgacccgcagAAGGCACGGAATGCACCCCCACATAATCCCTGAATGAACCTGTCCATAGAtgcgctacagcagtggcaaacatacagcccacgaGCCATAACCAGCCTGCCAAAGattctaatttggcccacagttcaagtttggaaagtgcaaaaattatactaaagttattaagagtcaaaggtgttatacttgttttagttcaggttccacattcagcccaatcatGATCTCacgtaaaataacagcataataacctataaataatgacttcaaatttaaatcaaaatttcattgtaaaaagtcagtatggGATCgttatcagatcggtatcggcaaaactaacttaaaaaaaatcggatctgatcagaagcaaaaaaatccagatcgggacatcactaattaAAATTACAAGCTGATTACCGTTTATCTTTAGATTACTGTTTGTTTGGAACATTTAAATCTTCAGGCCCCCATATGAAGAACTGACTAATGCCTTATTGCGTGATAATAAATGCTGTTGTTGATTATGTTGATGCTGTTCACAGATCCCTATGTGAAAATCCAGCTGCTGCAGGGTGGTAAGCgtctgaagaaaaagaagactaCTGTGAAGAAGAACACTTTAAATCCATACTACAATGAATCCTTCAGCTTTGAAATCCCCTTGGAACAGATGCAGGTATGGAGCAAGTCACACTTGAATGTAAATACAGGATCAGTGTGTAAAcatgtagtgacatctagtggtgaagttgcagattgcaacCAACTGAATACCCTTCTCACGGTCCCCTATGGTGGCTAACTAAAAACTTAAAAAGGTTTGTGTGTGATTCTAAGTTTAGGGGTGTAGACATGACATAATAATGTAGAACTATACTCCTGTAGAAACAAGCAGTAGACTCCATGGACGGGACCTGTTCCCTATGGAAAGATTAACAATTCTTTTTTAAGTGGATTCtatactaatgaaaacataatttcaaattccatatatttttttctatctgCAATTAGATCCTCATAAATCTCCCAAATCTTACACGTTGAACCTTTAAGGAgtgttttttctaaatcaaaaaTCCTTATGTAATttatctgtgttaatgcagtgaGGTTTTGAtgcaacataacataatatatacaAATTCTCCTTTCTTTGTCTGTCAGAAAATCTTGGTGGCAGTCACAGTGTTTGATTATGACAAGATCGGTAAGAACGACGCCATTGGAAAGATCTTTGTGGGCAGCAAGGCGACTGGCTTAGGTCTGAAGCACTGGTCCGACATGCTGGCTAACCCACGCCGCCCCATCGCTCAGTGGCATGCATTACAACCAGAGGAGGATATCGATGGTCAGCTGGCGGCCTTGAATGCAAAGAAGTAATGTGCTTCACCAGCCAGCTAATGCACTAACTCAGAAATCCAACCCCCACCCCTACTTTGCATGAAACCCATGACTTAACACATGACTATTTGTCATGAAACCTGCTCAGCAAAAAAGAGACATCTTAGAATATCTGCTCATCCATGGTTAAGTCGAAGAGGTCTTTCTAAGCGTCACACATCACACATTAGTGTATGCTGAGAAGAGTGGCAGTGAGTTCTTTGGGTGACTGTCTCATGAATGATAGACTTCGAGTCTTTCTTTCATCTGAAGAAATGTAACAGCTGATTTTTAGGGTGCTGACACTGAATGAAAGTCTCAGCGAAGACaacgctggaaaaaaaaaagcgctttagtttagtttatagaGCATGCTTTACTTACCCCCCCACTGCTCTGCATACACCATGCCCAGTATTGTATCTTGCTAATAAGTGTGCTATTACTTGCAATAGAGAGTTCTATAGTGTCGGGTTATTTCCTGCATAGAGTCAGTTTAAGTCTATTAAAGcaaaaagatttaattaagaaggAATGAGGTCAAAGTCACTGAATACAGCAATCCATGATCCACAGTATTTTAAAGAGACGTCTGCATTTTATCAGGTCACATGCGAGAAGGGGGATGCATAGAGTTCAGCAGAACTGCATTTGTCAGGGATGACATAGTCGTTTGatgtttgttgcttgttttgtgtTGCCATAACGGCATGTCTATGCATTTAGGTTCAACACACACTTCTGTGTCTTTAGACAGATCTAATGTATGACAGGGTGCCTTTACTGATATGACACTTTGATAAATACAGTAGCAGGTTTCACTGTTTTGTTCTGGAGAGGGAACTCTTTGCAGGGTGAATATCATTCAATAGTAGTGAGGGACACTGTGAATGTGCTATCTGAAATCTGTCTCGGGCTGTGTTGACCACTTGGCTGTAACATCCTTACTCAACCTGTGGATTAAGTAAGGATGACAGAAGGCTAACCAATGATGTTGAAAACAGTTACAACTATGCTTTTTTAATTCTGCTGTTGCTTCTTAAAAATATATACCATTTACCTCAATTTTCTTTTGATATCCATTAAACGATTACGTGTCCTTATTTTGCAAAAAATTTTTTCCAAATAGTACATGCAAGCAAAATTATAGTAATCTATACATTGGGAATTTCTGTCAAAGACAAGATGTTTTTATAGAGAATTGAATTGTGAATTGAATTGACATGTAAGATGTACACACTTTTTAAGAGAACGTCAAAATGCAGGTTTGTAAAATCTTAACAGGGCAAATGCTACATCCAACATAATTCTATATATTGTACATATCTGGGAACATTTGCTTGAACCAAATAGAGCTGCAGAATGGAGCATGTATCATGCCTCGCAGTGTTTCATGTTGTTTGGATCCCTCGCTCACTCATAGGCCACAAGCTTTGCAAACATGGAGCCAAAGTGCTGCAACATGGCGGTGTTACATCACAGACATAGCCTACTGTGTTACTGCCGTGCGCAGACAGCCcatatttattaaaaacattTAGATGGGTGAGCAGCACAACACTAATTGGTCCGTTCACTGAACTTCTTCCTATTGTTAACATTATGCATTGCGCAAATTTGTTAATAGGCTACAGCATGTATTTACAGGATGATGTAAATAGTGGCATGTTTTAAAAAGAGGAACCATAAttatattgtgtatgtgtgtttgtgttctgtgtcATTTTTGATAATAAAATGGAGTAAAAAAAGTATGCTCTGACTGCAAAGTGTATGAATTTTTGTTGAATGGGACTAAATGTGTGTTTGGAATATCCACAGCCTTTAATGACTCCAATTAAAGCAGGGTTTGCTTTGTATCATATGTGAAAATCCACTTACTTTACCGCATTAATGCATGACTGTCAGATCCTCTGTcatcctttgtgtgtgtgtcctctgtaCTTTGTTCAGTGTTGCAGTATACTCGAGCTATGAGTCATGTAATTTACTGTTCATTTGTGCTTGCACTTGTACATATTTCATAAAAGGAGGATATTTGTCGGCTCCTTGATTTTTGTATTTCGGTGTACCGTAAGTGTTTCCTTCATTTAATTCCTGCCAGATGGGTGTTATAAATGTAGATATAATGGACCACTTGTAGCCCTTTTTCTtatggatttaatttaattatgccTCCTCATCTTATTGCTGTTAAAACAATCATGCTCAAACCTACTTTATAACGAGTAGTTTATGAAGCTGGTATCTGCATATGAAATAATCCAGTTATAATTTAATATAACAACAAATAGTTCCTCCACTGGATTAGTTTTTGGAATATTACTACTGCATATTATTGATGTGGTCTTTGTAAGTAGCAACACTACGAATTAGGCAATCAATAATCTTCTCATTACAAATGTCACTTATATATGTTAATGTTTAACTAATGGTTTGCAGTGGGATGAGCTGGGTGTTGTCATTTGTGCATGTTCTAAAGAATGGATGTTATTACCCTGAAATTTATGTTTCATGAACATTGACAGTGCTAATGTTTCTATACTGTAGCTAATGAGCAGGACTGAGAAACATACCATATTTACTTTTTCAATTCCTAAGTGATTTGTTTTCAAGTATAAAATGTAGAGCCATTATATTTCTGTGAGGAAGCACCAcgttaattccttttttttttaaactgtacaCGCAGGTCAACCTTACCTGCTGACAGAACCACTCACGCATCACATTCTGCCTGTAATTTTGTGAATAAACAGCATTCGAGGGCTCGAGGTTGTGTTTGTTTATCAGTGTCCTGTTAAAGAAACCCTTTTCCTGCAATGCAGACAACAAAATCCCTGTCTTCCGGGGTCTCAGAAGCTGTTCCAAGCACAGAACAGACCCAAACAGTGCAGAATAACATTCGCAATGCAATACTGCCAACCCTGCTGCTTCAAAAAAGGCTCCTCTTATGTCACAATCTTCTTATGTAAATGTAGCATCGATTAAAGACGTCCAAAGATCTGGTCCAATAGGCTAGAGTTCACTAAGAAATAACTTACCGAGCAACATAGACAAGGGGAATGCTTGAACTTCTTTCTTGActcttgtttttgtcttgttgtagAGGTGTGTCAATAGTTGTGCCTTTTTGTGAACTGCATGACTTATTTCCTTACAAGATTCATGTTTTTCAGcaaacaaaaggggaaaaaaataccaaaaaacttGTACTCATATGTCACTCTGTGTAGAAGTAAATTACTCAAGGAAACCAAAATATGGGACGTTGTCAGGACATATCTGTATGttgtcaaaatgtaatcataggaaataaaggcattttaagtAGCTTTGCCCAGTGTGGTGTGTGAATGTAAAGTGGACTGTGTTTTCACTACTGGCCACTTGATGGCATCATATGTGGAACAAGGAACACTACAGTGCAGCATGGTATGCTCATATGTGTGATGCAGAAAGAATAATATGACAGAACAGATTTATGGAAAATCTGTGCAGTTTCATATATTTATAAATATGCACATACACGTAagatattttaatttattaaaacaaacacacaaaataataactggcccaggaggtagagcaggttaggATGTTGACTGTCCAACACCTGGCTTCTGTCCACATGTCTAAGTGTCCTTGggaaagacactgaaccttaGCATGAATCTTATTCCTCTCAGAGAGCTGACTTAAAATGATGCCTGTCCCGCAAGAATTTTCTTTAATGACAATACAAATGTAGGACTACAACTTATTAAACCTTCTGAATGTAAACAGACGATAGGTCAAATATATCATGACCAGTAAGGCCAAAGTGTATTGAATTGAAGTTGCTAATGTATATCTAATTTAAttgaaattatatttttcccattgtttggaaatttcttttttttcttaatttacttCAGTGTTGACTGCAGTGAGAAACTAATTTCATCATCCCTCCTCTCAGCATTACCTGACAATTGGCTGATTTTTGCATTTTAGATGCAAAGCAACCTTTGTCTTTGTACAGACAGTAACGATACAAATGGAGGCTTTTAAAACTCCATGAATGTGATGGTTGTTTTTGTGTTGCAGCTTGAGAGGAAAAGCATATCATTTGTGGCCAGATATGTCAAGGTTAAGCTTTTTCATCAAAGAAGACATTTCCCGGTTTGTGGGAAATGTAGCCCATCCATCACCACCTGTCCCTGGTAGCTCAGAAGAGGTTTTCAGGGTCTGCATAATCCAATGGACAAAATTTGCAGTTTCCATGGCAATACTTCTAAGACTATAAGTAGTCCTTCCAATTATACACAGTGTTTATAGATGTATACTGCAATAAAAAGTTACACACAAATTATCAACGTAAACttagttattaaaaaaacaagctAGTTACAATTAGATAGGATTTAAGTCATTTACTGACTCTGAATGCATCATGACTTTACTCATAGGACAATAAGCTCCTATATGTTTTCACATATAAAATGTATACATTCCTCTGCAGGAGCAGAAGTCATCATCATAGTATTCATCACAGCATCAACAACAATATCTTATATTTTACTTATATTATAAAAAGCTTTATTATTTGTGCTTCTAGTCTCATTTTGACAGTTTGGTGATGACTCTGATTAAAGCTCCATTTTCATCCTTCAGTCTCTGATTCTCCATCTTCAGTTCTGCTTTAACCTGCAGAGACAGGACAGAAATTATGTTACATGTTGTCACAACATGTCAACATAAGAGACAGCCAATGCATTATATAACATATAACTGAAAATTCACTCACACTAATGAGGCTGATTTGGTAGGAAGTACAAAGCAATATTGTTGGTCAGTAATGAAGGGAAAACTGGTTTTAATTTCAGATGAATCAttggtttttacattaaaataaaaaataaaataataagtaagaCAATTTTCTTGTGTTGATGGCAAAAATGTTTTTAGCTTCTTCGTGCTACTTTATTCACTTTAATTCCACATAAAAGATGCAGTTCAGTTGAAACATAGTGATCTCATTTAGAAATAACATACTATGTATGCGCATATGTATATATTACATTAATTTAAGAGATTTAATCTGAAATGTAGACTTTAACCTGGAATTGaacttgaacataaacaacaataaaCCCTAAACTCATTTACTGTCCTAATTTTTCTATGACAAAAATTATTTCACAAAAGGGTTATCTGGTCTTTGTTAAACTACCATCATAATCACAACAGCATTCACTTTTACACCTGCATttactgacacacaaacacaaaaggacCAGATATGttcatttaaatacatgta encodes the following:
- the syt2b gene encoding synaptotagmin-2 isoform X2, producing the protein MKFNLFRKPQAMAAAEPTGATTVTMAPTPAVMSTVAETSGGSNNTEINKNDMFEEIKSKFLNEIDKIPLPPWALIAIAVVAALLILTCCFCIIKKCCCKKKKNKKGKKGKDGFNMKNMQGGEDDDDDEGETGLTEEEKEEEEKEQEKLGKLQYSIDYDFENTKLTIGILQAADLMSMDSGGTSDPYVKVLLLPDKKKKFDTKVHKKTLNPVFNETFVFKVPYEELGGKTLCMSVYDYDRFSKHDVIGEVKLPMNTIDLGRPIEEWRDLESADQEEPEKLGDICISLRYVPTAGKLTVCILEAKNLKKMDACGLSDPYVKIQLLQGGKRLKKKKTTVKKNTLNPYYNESFSFEIPLEQMQKILVAVTVFDYDKIGKNDAIGKIFVGSKATGLGLKHWSDMLANPRRPIAQWHALQPEEDIDGQLAALNAKK
- the syt2b gene encoding synaptotagmin-2 isoform X1; its protein translation is MKFNLFRKPQAMAAAEPTGATTVTMAPTPAVMSTVAETSGGSNNTEINKNDMFEEIKSKFLNEIDKIPLPPWALIAIAVVAALLILTCCFCIIKKCCCKKKKNKKGKKGKDGFNMKNMQGGEKHQDDDDDEGETGLTEEEKEEEEKEQEKLGKLQYSIDYDFENTKLTIGILQAADLMSMDSGGTSDPYVKVLLLPDKKKKFDTKVHKKTLNPVFNETFVFKVPYEELGGKTLCMSVYDYDRFSKHDVIGEVKLPMNTIDLGRPIEEWRDLESADQEEPEKLGDICISLRYVPTAGKLTVCILEAKNLKKMDACGLSDPYVKIQLLQGGKRLKKKKTTVKKNTLNPYYNESFSFEIPLEQMQKILVAVTVFDYDKIGKNDAIGKIFVGSKATGLGLKHWSDMLANPRRPIAQWHALQPEEDIDGQLAALNAKK